The following are from one region of the Salicibibacter kimchii genome:
- a CDS encoding nitroreductase family protein yields METLEAIRTRRSIGKVHPDKPVDKSLIETILEAGMWAPNHHHTEPWNFFVQQGEGRRPLGKTLRKIAVESMDSEEERSDDEQARKLAKKEEKPFRAPVVITVVVEPATKDKVVDIEEYAAAHAAVQNILLAAHSLGLGAIWRSGAPTYHPEMRRLYNVSERGGVVGFIYIGWPASTKKKEQRRQDIEEKTTWMNEDMG; encoded by the coding sequence ATCCCGATAAACCAGTGGATAAGTCACTGATCGAAACGATATTGGAAGCGGGAATGTGGGCGCCAAACCATCATCATACGGAACCATGGAATTTTTTTGTGCAACAAGGGGAAGGGCGTCGTCCGCTCGGGAAAACATTGCGCAAAATAGCGGTGGAAAGCATGGACAGTGAAGAAGAACGATCAGACGATGAACAAGCGCGAAAGTTGGCGAAAAAAGAGGAAAAACCGTTTCGTGCGCCCGTTGTCATCACCGTAGTCGTAGAGCCGGCGACAAAAGATAAAGTGGTTGATATCGAAGAATACGCGGCAGCTCATGCCGCCGTTCAAAATATACTGTTGGCGGCCCATTCCCTTGGCCTTGGTGCGATTTGGCGAAGCGGGGCACCGACCTATCATCCGGAAATGCGCCGTTTGTACAACGTATCTGAACGCGGGGGCGTTGTTGGTTTTATTTACATTGGCTGGCCGGCATCAACCAAAAAGAAGGAACAGCGACGCCAAGACATTGAAGAAAAAACAACATGGATGAATGAAGATATGGGATAA